A part of Haliotis asinina isolate JCU_RB_2024 chromosome 10, JCU_Hal_asi_v2, whole genome shotgun sequence genomic DNA contains:
- the LOC137299043 gene encoding fas apoptotic inhibitory molecule 1-like, with product MSSDLVATWEVALSDGVHTIEFEHGTTTGKRVIRVDGKEIHREDWMFKLVGKEAFKVGKANCEITIEAVSGFAYEYTLQVNGKSLQKFCENQRKITQSWILHIGENPIRVTMEKDTVDVWVNGEKVNTAAEFVDDGTETHFAIGAHAAYIKICSSGKRRSGLVHQLFVDDKEIPPAND from the exons ATGTCAAGTGACCTCGTGGCCACTTGGGAGGTTGCTCTAAGTGATGGGGTGCACACGATAGAATTTGAACATGGAACAACAACAGGCAAGAGAGTCATCCGAGTTGATGGAAAG GAAATACATCGAGAAGACTGGATGTTCAAATTGGTCGGCAAGGAGGCATTCAAGGTGGGCAAGGCCAATTGTGAGATAACCATCGAGGCAGTCAGTGGATTTGCCTATGAGTACACATTGCAAGTTAATGGCAAAAGTTTGCAGAAGTTCTGTGAGAACCAGCGCAAGATCACCCAGTCCTGGATCCTCCATATAGGCGAAAACCCAATAAGGGTCACCATGG AGAAGGACACGGTGGATGTATGGGTGAATGGAGAGAAAGTAAACACTGCT GCCGAGTTTGTTGATGATGGAACTGAGACCCACTTTGCGATTGGTGCCCATGCTGCCTATATCAAAATCTGCAGCAGCGGCAAGCGGCGAAGTGGTCTGGTACACCAGCTGTTTGTAGACGATAAGGAGATACCTCCCGCCAACGACTGA